ACCAAATAAGACAAAGTCATTGGTTGCTTGAACTTTATGACGCTCGCTGGCGTGATAACTCTCGGGTAATAAAGAGGTGCCAGTTAAGAATAAGAAGTTCCAACCAATACCTAATAAAATAAGTGCCCACCAATAATGCATCACTTCATGGCCTGATAAGGCTATCAGAGCAACTACAGCATAAATTGATATGCCAATGACCATCAGCCCTTTTAGTTTTAGATATTTTACTAACCAAGGGGTGAATAACGACGGAATATACATGGCGGCAATATGGCTTTGTATGACCCATTTAGTTTCTTGTAAGCTGTGTCCTTGTATATGGTGCATGCTAATAGGTGTCGCGGTCATTAAATAACTCATTAATGCATATCCAATGGTCGCGGTACAAACAGCAATTAAAAAGATAGGCTGTTTAGCTATAACCTTTAATTCTCTTGGCTCTCCAATGGTCTCATTTGCACTAACGGGAGGATTTTTAAAGGCTAACATCATTATCATGGCGCAAAGGATCAGCGCGGCTAAAAATAGAAAAGAGCCCGCATAACCATAAGGAGAGTTTAGCCAATCTTTTCCCGCTACAGCTACTTCAGGACCTAGAAATGCAGCAAAGACGCCACTTAGCATTAAAATAGATAATATTTTAGGGACATCTTCCTTATTCAAGCTACTCTCAATTGCTGCAAAGCGTAACTGTTGTGTGAAGGCTCCACCGATGCCAATTAACATGCTAGCAAAACAA
The DNA window shown above is from Colwellia psychrerythraea 34H and carries:
- a CDS encoding MFS transporter encodes the protein MLTNILITITLLLITAFVLSRVFTLPRNIWILFISQPLVMSASPIIVFIGGILSSKMANDPSLATLPITLMILGVAAGSIPAAMLAKNKGRKFAVYTGLSCSLIAVIVALFSAKLALFELFCFASMLIGIGGAFTQQLRFAAIESSLNKEDVPKILSILMLSGVFAAFLGPEVAVAGKDWLNSPYGYAGSFLFLAALILCAMIMMLAFKNPPVSANETIGEPRELKVIAKQPIFLIAVCTATIGYALMSYLMTATPISMHHIQGHSLQETKWVIQSHIAAMYIPSLFTPWLVKYLKLKGLMVIGISIYAVVALIALSGHEVMHYWWALILLGIGWNFLFLTGTSLLPESYHASERHKVQATNDFVLFGFQAVASLLAGWVLFNAGWHWVVITSLPFILVLFTVVGFYHKHQKKLTLNMLKTN